A DNA window from Chitinibacter fontanus contains the following coding sequences:
- a CDS encoding EAL domain-containing protein → MNWPQLHPTERLPVPPEIARDWPESLFQVDSLRGILVKALGSTLASAFQPIVDRSNHHFADEALLRASVRDKAISPPQAFAAARQGHKLVAFDRLCRTLHVMNYGSYAASNRLLFLNVHPELLVEISDHGAYFEQILNSLGFGPNQVVLELLENEAVAIDATAISRAVKNYRAKGYRIALDDFGHGMANLDRLWLLEPDFVKLDRHILRLAGEQDKARLGYSKLVSLLHDAGSQVIAEGVETQREKDIALDSGVDGLQGFFLGHPSYRPV, encoded by the coding sequence ATGAATTGGCCCCAGTTACACCCTACCGAACGCCTTCCAGTACCTCCTGAAATTGCCCGTGATTGGCCTGAGAGTTTATTTCAGGTGGACTCCCTGCGTGGCATTCTAGTCAAGGCGCTTGGCTCAACCCTAGCCTCCGCTTTTCAGCCGATAGTCGATCGCAGTAATCACCACTTTGCCGATGAGGCGCTGCTGCGCGCGTCGGTGCGGGATAAGGCTATCTCTCCGCCTCAAGCGTTTGCTGCGGCTCGGCAGGGTCATAAATTAGTCGCATTTGATCGCCTGTGCCGTACTCTGCATGTCATGAATTACGGTAGTTATGCGGCATCCAACCGGCTGCTGTTTCTGAATGTGCATCCAGAATTACTGGTCGAGATCAGCGATCACGGCGCGTACTTTGAGCAAATTCTCAATAGCCTCGGCTTTGGACCCAATCAGGTTGTACTCGAGTTACTTGAAAACGAAGCTGTCGCCATTGATGCCACCGCGATTAGTCGCGCGGTTAAAAACTATCGCGCCAAAGGATACCGAATTGCGCTGGATGACTTTGGTCACGGCATGGCGAATCTAGATCGGCTCTGGTTGCTCGAGCCAGATTTCGTCAAGCTCGACCGGCATATTTTACGGCTGGCAGGCGAGCAGGATAAAGCTCGGTTAGGTTATTCAAAGTTGGTCTCCTTATTGCATGACGCTGGCAGCCAAGTTATCGCAGAAGGTGTAGAAACGCAGCGCGAAAAAGACATCGCCCTTGATAGTGGCGTCGATGGCTTGCAGGGATTTTTCCTGGGCCACCCCAGTTACCGCCCAGTCTAG
- a CDS encoding sulfate ABC transporter substrate-binding protein — protein sequence MKLKTALTALTLALAAGSSFAASIELLNVSYDPTRELYQDYNKAFSAYYKKKTGDDVVIKQSHGGSGKQARAVLDGLEADVVTLALAYDIDELAEKGKLLKPDWQKQFPDNASPYTSTILFLVKKGNPKGIKDWNDLIRPDVKVITPNPKTSGGARWNYLAAWGWAKKTYGSDEKARDFVQKVFKNVPVLDTGARGSTVTFTQRGIGDVLVTWENEAELVFREVGRDKFEVVAPPYSIKAEPPVAIVDKNVDKKGTRKVATEYLNYLYSKEGQEIAAQNYYRPLDKDIYAKYAKQFPNIKLFDIDDVFGGWAKAQKTHFSDGGVFDQIYSAGK from the coding sequence GCATAGAGTTGCTAAACGTTTCGTACGATCCGACACGTGAGCTATACCAGGACTACAACAAAGCATTTAGCGCTTATTACAAAAAGAAAACTGGCGATGATGTAGTTATCAAACAATCCCACGGTGGCTCTGGCAAGCAGGCGCGTGCGGTACTCGATGGTTTGGAAGCTGATGTAGTAACGCTAGCATTGGCTTACGACATTGATGAGTTGGCCGAAAAAGGTAAATTGCTCAAACCAGATTGGCAAAAACAATTCCCTGACAATGCTTCGCCTTACACTTCAACCATTCTGTTTTTGGTGAAAAAAGGCAATCCGAAAGGCATTAAAGACTGGAATGACCTGATCCGCCCCGATGTGAAAGTTATTACGCCAAACCCTAAAACCTCGGGTGGTGCGCGCTGGAATTACCTCGCCGCGTGGGGTTGGGCGAAGAAAACATATGGCTCTGATGAAAAAGCCCGTGATTTCGTGCAAAAAGTATTTAAAAACGTACCTGTACTGGATACTGGCGCTCGCGGTTCAACTGTGACCTTCACGCAACGCGGTATTGGTGACGTTTTGGTAACTTGGGAAAACGAAGCTGAATTGGTTTTCCGCGAAGTTGGTCGTGATAAATTTGAAGTTGTGGCGCCACCGTACTCAATCAAAGCAGAACCACCAGTGGCGATTGTAGACAAAAACGTCGACAAAAAAGGCACGCGTAAAGTAGCCACCGAATACCTAAATTACCTGTATTCAAAAGAAGGTCAGGAAATCGCGGCACAAAACTACTATCGCCCATTGGACAAAGATATCTACGCCAAATACGCCAAGCAATTCCCAAATATCAAGTTGTTTGATATCGATGATGTCTTTGGGGGTTGGGCAAAAGCGCAAAAAACGCACTTTAGCGATGGCGGTGTTTTTGACCAGATTTACAGCGCAGGCAAATAA